The Antedon mediterranea chromosome 7, ecAntMedi1.1, whole genome shotgun sequence genome has a segment encoding these proteins:
- the LOC140055129 gene encoding c-Myc-binding protein-like, translated as MTFRPADSKREEFRKYLEKSGVLDTLTKVLVGLYEEPEKPSNALDFLKLHIGNTGPQTADVEALRLEVTELRQKVEQLTEENAELRAKLPPESQDADEPTES; from the exons ATGACATTTAGA ccTGCAGACTCGAAAAGAGAAGAGTTCAGGAAATACCTTGAGAAATCTGGTGTTCTTGATACTTTGACGAAGGTACTTGTCGGTCTTTATGAAGAACCAGAAAAACCAAGCAACGCATTGGA CTTTTTAAAACTCCATATTGGTAACACAGGACCACAAACTGCAGATGTTGAGGCACTTAGACTTGAGGTCACTGAACTTAGACAGAAAGTAGAACAGTTGACTGAAGAGAATGCTGAATTAAGAGCAAAG CTTCCACCAGAATCGCAAGATGCAGATGAACCTACCGAAAGCTGA
- the LOC140055126 gene encoding iron-sulfur clusters transporter ABCB7, mitochondrial-like, producing MAVALLRTGKIKSNILQYSQYYGKKLSSSYFENCTRFNRSPLNKNPSRFFCLRFVNQQFSKSSKVPFIKKKWTSCTLARTCFHGHGPGEGNQNGKNGEVNGWQIVTAMARYIWPKDATSIKVRVVIAVSLLLGSKMASVSVPFLFKYAVDTLNTGQAVGVAAAAGGTALTVATTLLIGYGAARAGASLFNELRNAVFAKVAQNSIRRVAKNVFLHLHSLDLNFHLSRQTGALSKAIDRGSRGINFTLSALVFNIVPTAFEVSLVAGILYWRCGPQFAVVTLSTIAAYAALTLGITSWRTKFRVQMNKADNQAGNLAIDSLINYETVKYFNNEQHEAKMYDSSLEKFEKASLKTSTSLAMLNFGQNIVFSSSLALIMVMACKGIVAGHMTVGDLVMVNGLLFQLSLPLNFLGTVYREIRQSLIDMKTMFNILNLEPNVKEKLNAPLLSISPRESSITFEDICFEYVNGQPIFKGISFDVPAGSKVAIVGGSGSGKSTIVRLLYRFYDPKSGRILVNGQNIRDVSLESLRSNVGVVPQDSVLFHNSIFYNINYGNMNATAEEVYAAAKMANIHESILKMPHGYDTQVGERGLKLSGGEKQRVAIARTILKNPSIILYDEATSSLDSITEQNILNSMETVTQGRTSLFIAHRLSTVVDCDEIFVFEDGFVKERGNHYTLLSNPDSLYTQLWNNQHKAVLQSYDSEEGETEELGK from the exons ATGGCTGTTGCGCTTTTAAGAACAGGGAAGATAAAATCcaatatattacagtattcaCAATACTACGGGAAAAAATTGAGTTCATCGTATTTTGAGAACTGCACTAGGTTTAATAGATCCCCATTGAATAAG AATCCATCAAGGTTCTTCTGTTTACGTTTTGTTAATCAACAGTTTTCAAAATCCTCAAAAGTACCTTTTATAAAAAAG aaATGGACTTCTTGCACGTTGGCAAGGACGTGTTTCCATGGACACGGTCCGGGGGAAGGAAATCAAAATGGTAAAAATGGCGAGGTGAATGGTTGGCAGATTGTCACGGCTATGGCCCGGTATATTTGGCCAAAAGATGCAACTTCTATCAAAGTTAGAGTAGTTATCGCTGTAAGCTTGCTTCTAGGCTCAAAG ATGGCAAGTGTTTCAGTGCCTTTCCTGTTTAAGTATGCTGTGGATACTTTGAACACGGGGCAAGCAGTGGGCGTGGCTGCCGCTGCTGGAGGCACCGCCCTCACGGTTGCTACAACATTATTAATAGGAT ACGGTGCTGCAAGAGCAGGGGCATCTCTTTTCAATGAACTTAGAAATGCAGTATTTGCTAAAGTAGCTCAGAACTCAATCAGACGAGTTGCTAAGAATGTCTTCCTTCACCTGCATTCCTTAGATTTAAATTTCCACTTAAGTCGACAAACAGGAGCACTCTCTAAAGCCATTGATAGAGGTAGTAG AGGCATTAATTTCACACTTTCTGCATTAGTGTTCAACATTGTTCCTACTGCTTTTGAAGTTAGTTTAGTTGCAGGTATATTG tatTGGAGATGTGGGCCCCAGTTTGCTGTAGTAACATTATCAACTATCGCTGCCTACGCTGCTCTTACTCTTGGTATTACATCATGGAGGACAAAGTTCAGAGTTCAAATGAACAAAGCCGATAATCAGGCAGGCAATCTGGCTATTGACTCCCTCATTAATTACGAAACTGTTAAATATTTCAACAATGAGCAACATGAAGCAAAGATGTACGATTCGTCACTTGAGAAATTTGAGAAAGCATCGCTGAAGACGTCAACGAGTCTAGCAATGCTAAACTTTGGTCAGAATATTGTATTCAGCTCGTCCTTAGCTTTGATCATGGTGATGGCTTGTAAGGGAATCGTTGCAG GTCACATGACGGTTGGTGACCTGGTAATGGTGAATGGACTGCTATTTCAGCTGTCGTTACCGCTCAACTTTCTAGGTACCGTCTACCGAGAAATTCGCCAGTCTCTCATTGACATGAAAACCATGTTTAATATCCTTAATCTGGAACCAAATGTTAAG GAAAAACTTAATGCTCCATTGTTGTCAATTAGTCCTCGGGAATCATCTATTACATTTGAGGATATATGTTTTGAATATGTGAATGGCCAACCTATATTCAAGGGTATCTCGTTTGATGTACCTGCCGGAAGTAAGGTTGCCATCGTTGGTGGAAGTGGCTCAGG GAAGTCTACAATAGTTCGTTTATTATACAGATTTTATGATCCAAAGTCTGGAAGGATTTTAGTTAATGGTCAGAATATACGTGACGTCAGTTTAGAAAGTTTACGATCCAATGTAGGTGTTGTTCCACAG GATTCTGTACTCTTccataattcaatattttataacattaattaCGGCAATATGAATGCAACAGCAGAAGAGGTTTATGCAGCAGCCAAGATGGCCAACATTCATGAGAGTATATTAAAGATGCCGCATGGGTATGACACGCAAGTTGGTGAACGAGGCCTGAAACTATCAG GTGGTGAGAAACAACGTGTTGCAATAGCTAGAACAATTTTGAAGAATCCATCGATTATTTTATATGACGAAGCTACCTCATCTCTTGACTCTATAACAGAACAG AACATTTTAAACTCAATGGAAACCGTAACACAAGGAAGGACGTCGCTTTTCATAGCGCATCGTCTTTCCACCGTCGTGGACTGCGACGAGATCTTTGTTTTTGAGGATGGGTTTGTGAAGGAACGTGGAAACCACTATACACTCCTTAGCAATCCCGATAGTTTGTACACACAGCTGTGGAACAATCAACACAAAGCGGTGTTGCAAAGCTATGATAGTGAGGAAGGGGAGACAGAAGAACTTGGAAAATAA
- the LOC140055127 gene encoding uracil phosphoribosyltransferase homolog isoform X1: MVGGSRQQNTFAINGSHAVHVIMEASNNDEKTNTNILERSEFGVQLKILRINDQIRELQTIIRDKQTSRGDFVFYADRLIRLVVEEGLNQLPYTNCVVTTPTGQPFDGIQFAKGNCGVSIMRSGEAMEHGLRDCCRSIRIGKILVKSNDDTGEAKVFYAKFPSDIHNRKVLLMYPILNSGNTVIQAVRVLREHGVKDSNIILLTLFCTPHGVRAVINKARDITILTSEVHTTTPNHFGTKYFGTD, encoded by the exons ATGGTTGGTGGCAGCAGACAGCAAAACACGTTTGCGATAAATGGTTCCCATGCGGTG CACGTCATAATGGAGGCAAGTAACAACGATGAAAAAACCAATACCAACATCTTAGAACGCTCAGAGTTTGGGGTTCAATTAAAGATTTTACGAATAAATGATCAAATACGAGAATTGCAAACTATTATACGAGACAA ACAAACAAGTAGGGGAGATTTCGTATTTTATGCAGATCGACTG ATTCGATTAGTGGTTGAGGAGGGATTGAACCAATTACCTTATACAAATTGTGTGGTGACCACCCCAACAGGCCAACCTTTTGACGGCATTCAATTTGCTAAGGGTAACTGTGGAGTGAGCATCATGAGAAGTG GTGAAGCTATGGAGCATGGACTACGAGATTGTTGTCGCTCAATCCGTATTGGCAAGATATTAGTGAAGAGCAACGATGATACCGGAGAGGCTAAAGTATTCTATGCAAAATTCCCGTCAGATATTCACAATCGAAAGGTCCTACTCATGTACCCTATACTAA ATTCAGGTAATACTGTAATCCAGGCAGTTAGAGTGCTAAGAGAACATGGTGTCAAAGATTCAAACATTATTCTGTTGACCCTATTCTGTACCCCACATG gAGTGAGAGCCGTGATAAATAAAGCAAGAGATATTACAATATTAACATCAGAGGTCCATACGACGACTCCTAACCATTTTGGAACTAAGTACTTTGGAACAGATTGA
- the LOC140055127 gene encoding uracil phosphoribosyltransferase homolog isoform X2: MEASNNDEKTNTNILERSEFGVQLKILRINDQIRELQTIIRDKQTSRGDFVFYADRLIRLVVEEGLNQLPYTNCVVTTPTGQPFDGIQFAKGNCGVSIMRSGEAMEHGLRDCCRSIRIGKILVKSNDDTGEAKVFYAKFPSDIHNRKVLLMYPILNSGNTVIQAVRVLREHGVKDSNIILLTLFCTPHGVRAVINKARDITILTSEVHTTTPNHFGTKYFGTD, encoded by the exons ATGGAGGCAAGTAACAACGATGAAAAAACCAATACCAACATCTTAGAACGCTCAGAGTTTGGGGTTCAATTAAAGATTTTACGAATAAATGATCAAATACGAGAATTGCAAACTATTATACGAGACAA ACAAACAAGTAGGGGAGATTTCGTATTTTATGCAGATCGACTG ATTCGATTAGTGGTTGAGGAGGGATTGAACCAATTACCTTATACAAATTGTGTGGTGACCACCCCAACAGGCCAACCTTTTGACGGCATTCAATTTGCTAAGGGTAACTGTGGAGTGAGCATCATGAGAAGTG GTGAAGCTATGGAGCATGGACTACGAGATTGTTGTCGCTCAATCCGTATTGGCAAGATATTAGTGAAGAGCAACGATGATACCGGAGAGGCTAAAGTATTCTATGCAAAATTCCCGTCAGATATTCACAATCGAAAGGTCCTACTCATGTACCCTATACTAA ATTCAGGTAATACTGTAATCCAGGCAGTTAGAGTGCTAAGAGAACATGGTGTCAAAGATTCAAACATTATTCTGTTGACCCTATTCTGTACCCCACATG gAGTGAGAGCCGTGATAAATAAAGCAAGAGATATTACAATATTAACATCAGAGGTCCATACGACGACTCCTAACCATTTTGGAACTAAGTACTTTGGAACAGATTGA
- the LOC140055127 gene encoding uracil phosphoribosyltransferase homolog isoform X3, whose product MIKYENCKLLYETSRQTSRGDFVFYADRLIRLVVEEGLNQLPYTNCVVTTPTGQPFDGIQFAKGNCGVSIMRSGEAMEHGLRDCCRSIRIGKILVKSNDDTGEAKVFYAKFPSDIHNRKVLLMYPILNSGNTVIQAVRVLREHGVKDSNIILLTLFCTPHGVRAVINKARDITILTSEVHTTTPNHFGTKYFGTD is encoded by the exons ATGATCAAATACGAGAATTGCAAACTATTATACGAGACAAGTAG ACAAACAAGTAGGGGAGATTTCGTATTTTATGCAGATCGACTG ATTCGATTAGTGGTTGAGGAGGGATTGAACCAATTACCTTATACAAATTGTGTGGTGACCACCCCAACAGGCCAACCTTTTGACGGCATTCAATTTGCTAAGGGTAACTGTGGAGTGAGCATCATGAGAAGTG GTGAAGCTATGGAGCATGGACTACGAGATTGTTGTCGCTCAATCCGTATTGGCAAGATATTAGTGAAGAGCAACGATGATACCGGAGAGGCTAAAGTATTCTATGCAAAATTCCCGTCAGATATTCACAATCGAAAGGTCCTACTCATGTACCCTATACTAA ATTCAGGTAATACTGTAATCCAGGCAGTTAGAGTGCTAAGAGAACATGGTGTCAAAGATTCAAACATTATTCTGTTGACCCTATTCTGTACCCCACATG gAGTGAGAGCCGTGATAAATAAAGCAAGAGATATTACAATATTAACATCAGAGGTCCATACGACGACTCCTAACCATTTTGGAACTAAGTACTTTGGAACAGATTGA
- the LOC140055360 gene encoding small ribosomal subunit protein eS4-like isoform X1: MARGPKKHLKRLAAPKHWMLDKLSGSFAPRPSTGPHKLRECLPMAVFLRNRLKYALTYDEVKKIMKQRSIKVDNKVRTDVTYPAGFMDVITIEKTGENFRLIYDVKGRFTVHRIGVEEAKFKLCKVKKVWTGPKGIPFLSTHDARTVRYPDPLAKVFDTVKIDIGTGKITDYLKFESGNMCMITGGRNLGRVGVVVHREKHPGSFDIVHIKDNTGHTFATRLSNVFIIGKGTKSLVSLPKGKGIRMSIAEEREKRLAQR; the protein is encoded by the exons ATG GCTCGTGGTCCTAAAAAGCATCTTAAGCGCCTTGCGGCACCAAAACATTGGATGTTGGACAAACTTTCAGGTTCATTC GCTCCACGTCCATCAACTGGCCCACACAAATTGCGAGAATGTTTGCCAATGGCTGTATTTCTCCGAAATCGTTTAAAGTATGCGTTGACTTATGATGAAGTGAAGAAGATAATGAAGCAACGATCAATCAAAGTTGATAACAAAGTCCGAACTGACGTCACTTATCCAGCAGGATTCATGG ATGTGATCACTATTGAAAAAACTGGTGAGAACTTCCGCCTCATTTATGATGTCAAAGGTCGATTTACTGTTCACAGAATTGGAGTTGAAGAAGCAAAG TTCAAGCTTTGTAAAGTAAAGAAGGTGTGGACAGGACCAAAGGGAATCCCATTCTTGAGCACCCACGATGCCCGCACAGTGCGCTACCCAGACCCTCTTGCTAAGGTCTTTGACACTGTCAAAATCGACATCGGCACAGGAAAAATCACAGACTACTTGAAGTTTGAAAGTG GCAACATGTGCATGATCACCGGAGGGCGTAACTTGGGGCGTGTCGGTGTTGTTGTACACCGTGAGAAACATCCTGGATCTTTTGACATTGTACATATCAAGGATAATACAG GCCATACCTTTGCTACCCGTCTGAGCAATGTCTTCATTATCGGTAAGGGAACCAAGTCACTGGTTTCTCTTCCTAAAGGAAAGGGCATCAGAATGTCAATTGCAGAGGAGAGGGAAAAGAGATTGGCGCAACGATAA
- the LOC140055360 gene encoding small ribosomal subunit protein eS4-like isoform X2, producing the protein MARGPKKHLKRLAAPKHWMLDKLSGSFAPRPSTGPHKLRECLPMAVFLRNRLKYALTYDEVKKIMKQRSIKVDNKVRTDVTYPAGFMDVITIEKTGENFRLIYDVKGRFTVHRIGVEEAKFKLCKVKKVWTGPKGIPFLSTHDARTVRYPDPLAKVFDTVKIDIGTGKITDYLKFESGNMCMITGGRNLGRVGVVVHREKHPGSFDIVHIKDNTGHTFATRLSNVFIIGKGTKSLVSLPKGKGIRMSIAEEREKRLAQR; encoded by the exons GGCTCGTGGTCCTAAAAAGCATCTTAAGCGCCTTGCGGCACCAAAACATTGGATGTTGGACAAACTTTCAGGTTCATTC GCTCCACGTCCATCAACTGGCCCACACAAATTGCGAGAATGTTTGCCAATGGCTGTATTTCTCCGAAATCGTTTAAAGTATGCGTTGACTTATGATGAAGTGAAGAAGATAATGAAGCAACGATCAATCAAAGTTGATAACAAAGTCCGAACTGACGTCACTTATCCAGCAGGATTCATGG ATGTGATCACTATTGAAAAAACTGGTGAGAACTTCCGCCTCATTTATGATGTCAAAGGTCGATTTACTGTTCACAGAATTGGAGTTGAAGAAGCAAAG TTCAAGCTTTGTAAAGTAAAGAAGGTGTGGACAGGACCAAAGGGAATCCCATTCTTGAGCACCCACGATGCCCGCACAGTGCGCTACCCAGACCCTCTTGCTAAGGTCTTTGACACTGTCAAAATCGACATCGGCACAGGAAAAATCACAGACTACTTGAAGTTTGAAAGTG GCAACATGTGCATGATCACCGGAGGGCGTAACTTGGGGCGTGTCGGTGTTGTTGTACACCGTGAGAAACATCCTGGATCTTTTGACATTGTACATATCAAGGATAATACAG GCCATACCTTTGCTACCCGTCTGAGCAATGTCTTCATTATCGGTAAGGGAACCAAGTCACTGGTTTCTCTTCCTAAAGGAAAGGGCATCAGAATGTCAATTGCAGAGGAGAGGGAAAAGAGATTGGCGCAACGATAA
- the LOC140054642 gene encoding synapse-associated protein 1-like isoform X1: MEVFSSWWGGTKTPQTDEVGKTTEKDDETNADASTEEVVISSSSEAVEQEQTEQDQTVEQPSKDNEVDNKENTDDKPPTNAVDSAKDWGSYLYNFAKEGTKVVTNTATKTASILQKTVQDKTFMGDFNKEQERFMKEKHSKRSEAAVAPWVGYNEEEQMKEHILALSKDKRNFLRNPPAGVQFYFDFDTSFPVAMAMLQEDPNLTKMRFELVPKSVSEEHFWRNYFYRVSLIKQSSQLTSLASAKGKQASNGENGKQDGTIKDDSTTESSKIESTPPIAIEIKANETEEDSLADLPPDSPPANEFVSDAFSSVVDQADLQKGMEQLGMTDKEEPSPAGDVEEEVPEWEKELQQELEDFEVVDEAEGDVNDEWEDEINQMLEAEVEADQHKN, encoded by the exons atggAGGTGTTTAGTTCATGGTGGGGAGGAACTAAAACGCCACAAACTGATGAGGTAGGCAAAACCACAGAAAAGGACGACGAGACAAATGCTGACGCATCGACTGAGGAGGTTGTAATTTCGTCGTCGTCAGAGGCAGTTGAACAAGAACAAACAGAACAGGACCAAACTGTAGAGCAGCCTAGTAAAGACAATGAAGTtgataataaagaaaatacagaTGATAAACCTCCCACAAATGCTGTTGATTCAGCAAAGGATTGGGGAA GTTACTTATATAATTTCGCAAAAGAAGGAACAAAAGTTGTGACCAACACCGCAACTAAAACAGCAAGTATATTGCAAAAAACTGTTCAAGATAAG aCATTCATGGGAGATTTCAACAAAGAACAAGAAAGATTTATGAAAGAGAAACACAGCAAACGATCCGAAGCTGCTGTTGCACCATGGGTAGGCTACAACGAAGAGGAACAGATGAAAGAACATATTCTAGCTCTATCAAAG gacAAGAGAAATTTCTTAAGAAATCCTCCCGCTGGTGTTCAATTCTATTTTGATTTTGACACTTCGTTTCCAGTTGCCATGGCAATGTTACAAGAGGACCCCAATTTAACCAAAATGAGATTTGAATTAGTACCTAAAAG TGTCTCTGAAGAACATTTTTGGAGGAATTATTTCTACAGAGTTTCTTTAATAAAACAATCGTCACAACTTACATCACTAGCTTCTGCCAAAGGTAAACAAG cAAGTAATGGGGAAAATGGTAAGCAAGATGGAACAATCAAAGATGACAGTACGACTGAGTCATCAAAAATAG aatCAACTCCTCCAATTGCAATTGAAATTAAAGCCAATGAAACAGAGGAAGATTCATTAGCAGATCTTCCACCCGATAGTCCGCCAGCTAACGAGTTTGTTAGCGACGCATTTAGCTCTGTCGTTGATCAAGCTGACCTACAAAAAGGTATGGAACAACTGGGAATGACGGACAAAGAGGAACCATCTCCAGCCG gtGACGTTGAAGAAGAAGTTCCTGAATGGGAAAAGGAACTTCAGCAAGAGCTTGAA GATTTTGAAGTAGTGGACGAGGCCGAGGGTGACGTCAACGATGAATGGGAGGATGAAATTAACCAGATGCTAGAAGCAGAGGTAGAGGCAGACCAGCATAAAAACTAA
- the LOC140054642 gene encoding synapse-associated protein 1-like isoform X2, whose translation MEVFSSWWGGTKTPQTDEVGKTTEKDDETNADASTEEVVISSSSEAVEQEQTEQDQTVEQPSKDNEVDNKENTDDKPPTNAVDSAKDWGSYLYNFAKEGTKVVTNTATKTASILQKTVQDKTFMGDFNKEQERFMKEKHSKRSEAAVAPWVGYNEEEQMKEHILALSKDKRNFLRNPPAGVQFYFDFDTSFPVAMAMLQEDPNLTKMRFELVPKSVSEEHFWRNYFYRVSLIKQSSQLTSLASAKASNGENGKQDGTIKDDSTTESSKIESTPPIAIEIKANETEEDSLADLPPDSPPANEFVSDAFSSVVDQADLQKGMEQLGMTDKEEPSPAGDVEEEVPEWEKELQQELEDFEVVDEAEGDVNDEWEDEINQMLEAEVEADQHKN comes from the exons atggAGGTGTTTAGTTCATGGTGGGGAGGAACTAAAACGCCACAAACTGATGAGGTAGGCAAAACCACAGAAAAGGACGACGAGACAAATGCTGACGCATCGACTGAGGAGGTTGTAATTTCGTCGTCGTCAGAGGCAGTTGAACAAGAACAAACAGAACAGGACCAAACTGTAGAGCAGCCTAGTAAAGACAATGAAGTtgataataaagaaaatacagaTGATAAACCTCCCACAAATGCTGTTGATTCAGCAAAGGATTGGGGAA GTTACTTATATAATTTCGCAAAAGAAGGAACAAAAGTTGTGACCAACACCGCAACTAAAACAGCAAGTATATTGCAAAAAACTGTTCAAGATAAG aCATTCATGGGAGATTTCAACAAAGAACAAGAAAGATTTATGAAAGAGAAACACAGCAAACGATCCGAAGCTGCTGTTGCACCATGGGTAGGCTACAACGAAGAGGAACAGATGAAAGAACATATTCTAGCTCTATCAAAG gacAAGAGAAATTTCTTAAGAAATCCTCCCGCTGGTGTTCAATTCTATTTTGATTTTGACACTTCGTTTCCAGTTGCCATGGCAATGTTACAAGAGGACCCCAATTTAACCAAAATGAGATTTGAATTAGTACCTAAAAG TGTCTCTGAAGAACATTTTTGGAGGAATTATTTCTACAGAGTTTCTTTAATAAAACAATCGTCACAACTTACATCACTAGCTTCTGCCAAAG cAAGTAATGGGGAAAATGGTAAGCAAGATGGAACAATCAAAGATGACAGTACGACTGAGTCATCAAAAATAG aatCAACTCCTCCAATTGCAATTGAAATTAAAGCCAATGAAACAGAGGAAGATTCATTAGCAGATCTTCCACCCGATAGTCCGCCAGCTAACGAGTTTGTTAGCGACGCATTTAGCTCTGTCGTTGATCAAGCTGACCTACAAAAAGGTATGGAACAACTGGGAATGACGGACAAAGAGGAACCATCTCCAGCCG gtGACGTTGAAGAAGAAGTTCCTGAATGGGAAAAGGAACTTCAGCAAGAGCTTGAA GATTTTGAAGTAGTGGACGAGGCCGAGGGTGACGTCAACGATGAATGGGAGGATGAAATTAACCAGATGCTAGAAGCAGAGGTAGAGGCAGACCAGCATAAAAACTAA
- the LOC140054780 gene encoding headcase protein homolog, translated as MPFTKEEKARQRADQFREVNNNDLEEEDPDYKTCCVPPSGCVVGNAVHIRDPDVVMKVVCNNKDCTYGVYMHKPCFAEWEESVLTYLRSSGRARSWSEKQRRQNLWTKKGYDLAWKACSCRCGKGHLRKDLDWLPPKSLDVADRKKAKKKKSNDKPTIGRATTLQQQNSNGSTTSNGVHTHGGHISNGHQHTGNSVGGGSSHNGRLRHTSGASVSSTDSFSSTPPTSADEFLYSPGPSPRVNNGHIIRLDSNSSSDRSWSPNGSQTSQRNGFTFSRSNSLSSSKEPPVDNAPRQMSPKTVDNLNDCLFLRRMDLSTFFEVLPRHKLNPYHIKMDEDGFAANEEIRKFIFNTMVLHKATSMACSMCARQLPIFDRYPLIDGTCYLTPVKHSDTNLQVNLNGKLQYLGAVCMLCLEGVHSVLCRKCKTPWDGSHHQLGTLYSYDIFAASPCCSGRVGCKQCGKPVIELSRGPYFFSQYSQTIRCPHCGVPDFHFIKPLSSYEVRANQMSAQQRLIC; from the coding sequence ATGCCGTTTACCAAAGAAGAGAAGGCCAGGCAGCGTGCTGACCAATTTAGAGaggtaaataataatgatttagaAGAAGAAGATCCGGATTATAAAACATGTTGTGTGCCGCCGTCTGGATGTGTAGTGGGTAATGCCGTGCATATACGAGACCCGGATGTTGTTATGAAAGTTGTATGCAACAACAAAGATTGTACCTATGGAGTGTATATGCACAAGCCGTGTTTTGCCGAGTGGGAAGAGAGTGTACTAACGTACCTACGATCGTCAGGACGGGCTAGAAGCTGGTCGGAAAAACAGCGTCGCCAAAATTTGTGGACAAAGAAAGGATACGACTTGGCATGGAAGGCATGTTCCTGTCGTTGCGGAAAGGGCCATCTACGAAAAGATCTCGATTGGCTACCACCAAAGTCCTTGGATGTAGCTGATCGTAAGAAAGCCAAGAAAAAGAAATCAAATGATAAGCCAACTATAGGTCGGGCTACGACTCTACAGCAACAGAATAGCAACGGATCGACAACATCAAACGGTGTTCATACTCACGGCGGTCATATATCAAACGGCCACCAACATACAGGCAATTCCGTAGGAGGAGGATCGTCGCATAACGGACGTCTTCGCCACACCTCCGGAGCTTCCGTATCTTCGACAGACAGCTTCAGCAGCACACCACCAACAAGTGCGGATGAGTTCCTGTACTCGCCTGGTCCATCACCACGTGTCAACAACGGACATATTATACGACTCGATTCGAATTCGTCGTCAGATCGTAGTTGGTCGCCGAATGGCTCCCAAACAAGCCAAAGGAATGGTTTTACATTCTCTCGCTCGAATTCGCTGAGCAGCAGCAAGGAACCACCGGTTGACAATGCTCCTCGACAGATGTCGCCGAAGACAGTCGATAATCTCAATGACTGTCTATTTCTACGCAGAATGGACTTGTCCACATTTTTCGAGGTCCTTCCACGACATAAGCTGAATCCGTACCACATCAAGATGGACGAAGACGGCTTTGCGGCAAACGAAGAGATTCGGAAATTTATATTCAACACCATGGTTCTGCACAAGGCAACCAGCATGGCATGCTCGATGTGTGCTCGACAACTACCAATCTTTGATCGGTACCCCTTGATTGACGGAACCTGTTACCTTACCCCCGTCAAACACAGCGATACCAATCTACAAGTGAACCTTAACGGTAAACTGCAGTATCTGGGCGCAGTGTGCATGTTATGTTTAGAAGGCGTGCACAGCGTTCTATGCCGCAAATGTAAGACACCGTGGGATGGCAGCCATCATCAACTCGGAACTCTATACTCGTACGATATATTCGCCGCATCGCCATGCTGCTCTGGCCGCGTTGGTTGCAAGCAATGCGGTAAACCGGTTATAGAACTGAGTCGTGGACCGTACTTCTTCAGTCAATATTCGCAGACTATACGTTGCCCTCATTGTGGAGTACCAGATTTCCATTTCATAAAACCATTGAGCAGCTACGAGGTTCGCGCCAACCAGATGTCTGCACAGCAACGACTAATATGTTAA